From Pandoraea vervacti, the proteins below share one genomic window:
- a CDS encoding cytochrome C assembly family protein — MTILLYALTAILYAGLAVCSWQGYRRDAALALAGGQVAPAPVTGTPSRWPMQLSLFAALMLHGVLLHQTIFRADSMHFGFAYMLSAMLWLSVGIYWIESFFFPLDSLRLMVTPVAAVACLLPMIFPDVRILGFAADPIFKAHFIIANMAYGLFALAALHALLMLYAERQLHPSRGLEATGWLSRWLETLPPLLTMEKLLFRLIGAGFVLLTLTLISGVMFSEALFGRAVRIDHKTVFAVVSWLMFGAVLLGRHFYGWRGKVALRWVLASFVALLLAYVGSRFVLEVVLHRMTET, encoded by the coding sequence ATGACTATTTTACTGTATGCGCTGACCGCCATCCTCTACGCCGGGTTGGCGGTTTGTTCGTGGCAGGGTTACCGGCGCGACGCCGCGCTCGCTCTCGCGGGCGGCCAGGTCGCGCCTGCGCCTGTCACGGGCACGCCCTCGCGCTGGCCGATGCAGCTCTCGCTGTTCGCGGCGCTCATGCTGCACGGGGTGCTGCTGCATCAGACCATCTTCCGCGCAGACAGCATGCACTTCGGTTTTGCGTACATGCTCTCGGCCATGTTGTGGCTCTCGGTCGGGATTTACTGGATCGAGAGTTTCTTCTTCCCGCTCGACAGCCTGCGACTGATGGTCACACCCGTGGCTGCCGTCGCGTGCCTGTTGCCGATGATCTTCCCGGACGTGCGGATTCTCGGCTTTGCGGCGGATCCGATTTTCAAGGCGCACTTCATCATCGCGAACATGGCCTATGGGCTGTTCGCGCTCGCGGCGCTGCATGCGTTGCTCATGCTCTATGCCGAGCGACAACTGCATCCGTCCCGTGGCCTTGAGGCGACCGGCTGGCTGTCTCGCTGGCTTGAGACACTGCCGCCGCTGCTCACGATGGAGAAGCTGTTGTTCCGCCTGATCGGCGCGGGGTTTGTCCTGCTCACGCTGACATTGATTTCGGGGGTGATGTTCTCCGAGGCGCTGTTCGGGCGTGCGGTGCGCATCGATCACAAAACCGTGTTCGCGGTGGTGTCGTGGCTGATGTTCGGCGCGGTGCTCCTCGGGCGGCATTTTTACGGGTGGCGCGGCAAGGTCGCGCTGCGTTGGGTTCTGGCGTCATTCGTGGCGCTGTTGCTGGCGTATGTCGGTTCTCGCTTCGTGCTTGAGGTGGTGCTGCATCGCATGACGGAGACTTGA
- the ffh gene encoding signal recognition particle protein, which yields MLDNLTTRLAKVVKTLRGEARLTEANTQEMLREVRLALLEADVALPVVRDFIAKVKEKALGEEVISSLSPGQALVGVVQRELTALMGGDYEGRAAELNLATTPPAIILMAGLQGAGKTTTVGKLARLLRAQKKKVLTVSTDVYRPAAIAQLETVTKQVDADFFPSQPDQKPVDIARAAVDWARRHHHEVLLVDTAGRLGIDEAMMQEISALHAELKPIETLFVVDAMLGQDAVNTARAFNDALPLTGVVLTKLDGDSRGGAALSVRHITGKPIKFVGVGEKLDGLEVFHPDRMANRILGMGDILALVEEAQRGVDVQAAQKLADKVKKGGDFDLNDFKAQIGQMKKMGGLSSLMDKLPAQFQAAASQTNMDQAEKQVRRMEGIINSMTPAERAKPELIKASRKRRIAAGAGVQVQEVNRMLNQYDQMRTMMKKLKGGGMMKMMRSMKGMMPGMR from the coding sequence ATGCTCGACAATCTCACTACGCGGCTTGCCAAAGTCGTCAAGACGCTGCGCGGCGAAGCCCGGCTGACCGAGGCCAATACGCAGGAAATGCTGCGCGAAGTGCGCCTCGCCCTGCTCGAGGCCGACGTCGCCCTGCCGGTGGTGCGCGATTTCATCGCCAAGGTGAAGGAAAAGGCCCTCGGCGAAGAAGTCATTTCCAGCCTTTCGCCCGGCCAGGCCCTCGTCGGCGTGGTTCAGCGCGAACTCACGGCACTCATGGGCGGCGATTACGAAGGCCGCGCCGCCGAACTCAATCTCGCCACCACGCCGCCCGCCATCATTCTGATGGCCGGTTTGCAGGGGGCAGGCAAGACCACCACCGTCGGCAAGCTCGCCAGGCTGCTGCGCGCCCAGAAGAAGAAAGTCCTGACGGTTTCCACCGACGTCTACCGTCCGGCCGCTATCGCGCAGTTGGAGACGGTCACGAAGCAGGTCGACGCCGACTTCTTCCCGTCGCAGCCTGACCAAAAGCCGGTCGACATCGCCCGCGCGGCCGTCGACTGGGCACGTCGCCATCACCACGAAGTGCTGCTCGTGGACACGGCCGGCCGTCTCGGTATCGACGAAGCGATGATGCAGGAAATCAGCGCCCTGCATGCCGAACTGAAACCGATCGAAACGCTCTTCGTCGTCGACGCCATGCTCGGTCAGGACGCCGTGAACACCGCCCGCGCCTTCAATGACGCGCTGCCGCTCACCGGCGTGGTGCTCACCAAGCTCGACGGCGACTCGCGCGGCGGCGCCGCGCTGTCCGTGCGCCACATTACGGGCAAGCCGATCAAGTTCGTGGGCGTGGGCGAAAAGCTCGACGGCCTCGAAGTCTTCCATCCGGACCGCATGGCCAACCGGATTCTCGGCATGGGCGACATTCTCGCCCTCGTCGAAGAAGCGCAACGTGGCGTCGACGTCCAGGCCGCCCAGAAACTCGCGGACAAGGTCAAGAAAGGCGGCGACTTCGATCTGAACGACTTCAAGGCGCAAATCGGCCAGATGAAGAAGATGGGCGGCCTGTCGTCGCTCATGGACAAGCTGCCGGCGCAGTTTCAGGCGGCCGCCAGCCAGACGAACATGGATCAGGCGGAAAAACAGGTGCGCCGCATGGAGGGCATCATCAATTCGATGACGCCTGCCGAGCGTGCCAAGCCCGAGCTGATCAAGGCAAGTCGCAAGCGCCGCATCGCCGCCGGCGCGGGCGTTCAGGTGCAGGAAGTCAACCGCATGCTCAATCAGTACGATCAGATGCGCACCATGATGAAGAAACTCAAAGGCGGTGGCATGATGAAGATGATGCGCAGCATGAAGGGCATGATGCCCGGCATGCGCTGA
- a CDS encoding hypoxanthine-guanine phosphoribosyltransferase: protein MNREEALEVFRNSEEIVSADEVSRSVDTMAKAIKAAVGDEFPMVLSVMGGAAVFTGMLLPRLDFPLEFDYIHLSRYNNTTTGGAMQWRVAPRDSVRDRVVLVLDDILDEGATMAAIRDRILEMGASKFYSAVLCEKLLTKEKPSHPDFCGFTVPDRYVFGCGMDARGYWRNLPAIRALTTPR from the coding sequence ATGAACCGCGAAGAAGCCCTCGAAGTATTCCGTAATTCCGAAGAAATCGTCTCCGCCGACGAGGTCAGCCGCTCCGTCGACACGATGGCCAAGGCCATCAAGGCAGCCGTTGGCGACGAATTTCCGATGGTGCTGTCGGTCATGGGCGGCGCCGCCGTCTTCACCGGCATGCTGTTGCCGCGCCTCGACTTCCCGCTCGAGTTCGACTACATCCATCTCTCGCGCTACAACAACACGACCACCGGCGGCGCAATGCAGTGGCGCGTGGCGCCGCGCGACTCGGTCCGTGACCGCGTCGTGCTCGTGCTCGACGATATTCTCGACGAAGGCGCCACCATGGCCGCGATTCGCGACCGCATTCTGGAGATGGGCGCATCGAAGTTCTACAGCGCCGTACTGTGCGAGAAGCTGTTGACCAAGGAAAAGCCCTCGCATCCGGATTTCTGCGGCTTCACCGTGCCGGATCGCTACGTCTTCGGCTGCGGCATGGACGCCAGGGGTTACTGGCGCAATCTGCCGGCGATCCGCGCGCTGACGACGCCGCGCTGA
- a CDS encoding MarC family protein encodes MEYTFASATVLLLLITDPFGNIPIFVNALKNVPASRRPRVILREVLIAFAILLIFMLVGERFLRMMSLTDLSLQLAGGIVLFLIALRMIFPRPDNGSLPDAGEPLIVPLAIPALAGPSALATVMLLVSQQPGRMLEWVTALSVTMLVCAVVLLLADRIERWVGSRVVAAFERLMGLILVAISVEMILKGVKVFVHQF; translated from the coding sequence ATGGAATACACGTTCGCGTCGGCCACCGTGCTGCTGCTGCTCATCACTGATCCGTTCGGCAACATCCCCATCTTCGTGAACGCACTGAAGAACGTGCCGGCCAGCCGACGGCCGCGGGTGATCTTGCGAGAGGTGTTGATTGCGTTTGCGATCCTGCTGATTTTCATGCTGGTCGGCGAGCGCTTTTTGCGCATGATGAGCCTCACCGACCTCTCGCTGCAACTGGCAGGCGGGATCGTGCTGTTCCTGATCGCACTGCGCATGATCTTTCCGCGCCCGGACAATGGCAGCTTGCCGGATGCTGGCGAGCCGCTCATCGTGCCGCTTGCGATTCCGGCATTGGCGGGCCCGTCGGCGCTCGCGACGGTCATGCTGCTCGTGTCTCAGCAACCGGGGCGCATGCTCGAGTGGGTCACTGCGCTGAGCGTGACGATGCTCGTGTGTGCGGTCGTGCTGCTGCTGGCCGACCGAATCGAGCGCTGGGTCGGGTCGCGTGTGGTCGCGGCGTTCGAGCGCCTGATGGGACTGATTCTGGTGGCGATCTCGGTCGAGATGATCCTCAAGGGCGTGAAAGTGTTCGTCCACCAGTTCTGA